In the Streptomyces formicae genome, one interval contains:
- a CDS encoding gamma-glutamyl-gamma-aminobutyrate hydrolase family protein — translation MSRGPVPGRGDVHTRPRPRTRPLIALPQRYAASTSALRYAAVVTARALADAVFRAGGEPFMMHPGPPDEAAARLARCAGLLLPGGGDLAPWRYATGSDVHRSVYDVDDAQDDFDLALARCALARGLPTLAVCRGMQVVNVALGGTLRQDMGGPASDHRHKVHPVRVAAGSTVARALGAEKVDASCYHHQCVDLAGRGLEPTAWAADGTVEALELVGGAGWFAAVQWHPEDTAATDASQQGLFTGLVRSAGSWGAP, via the coding sequence GTGAGCCGAGGACCGGTCCCCGGCCGCGGTGACGTCCACACCCGCCCCCGGCCCCGTACCCGCCCCCTGATCGCCCTCCCCCAGCGGTACGCGGCCTCGACCTCCGCCCTGCGCTACGCGGCCGTCGTCACCGCGCGGGCCCTGGCCGACGCGGTGTTCCGCGCGGGCGGCGAGCCGTTCATGATGCATCCGGGCCCGCCCGACGAGGCCGCCGCCCGCCTCGCCCGCTGCGCGGGGCTGCTGCTGCCAGGGGGCGGGGACCTCGCGCCCTGGCGGTACGCCACCGGGTCCGACGTGCACCGTTCCGTGTACGACGTGGACGACGCGCAGGACGACTTCGATCTCGCGCTCGCCCGCTGCGCACTGGCCCGCGGCCTGCCGACGCTCGCGGTCTGCCGGGGCATGCAGGTGGTGAACGTCGCGCTCGGCGGCACGTTGCGGCAGGACATGGGCGGGCCCGCCTCGGACCACCGCCACAAGGTGCATCCGGTACGGGTGGCCGCCGGCTCCACGGTGGCGCGTGCGCTCGGCGCCGAGAAGGTGGATGCCTCCTGCTACCACCACCAGTGCGTGGACCTGGCCGGTCGGGGCCTTGAACCCACGGCGTGGGCGGCGGACGGGACGGTGGAGGCGCTCGAACTCGTGGGCGGGGCGGGGTGGTTCGCGGCGGTGCAGTGGCACCCGGAGGACACGGCGGCCACGGATGCGTCGCAGCAGGGGCTGTTCACGGGGCTGGTCCGGTCGGCGGGGAGCTGGGGCGCCCCGTAA
- a CDS encoding acetoacetate decarboxylase family protein: MAGVQGFFPPKSATGRSSLVPPPPWHYSGDLLTVEYRTDPARVRELLPDPLELAESDPGAVALIWADWQSCGATRAELLDPVRAQYKECFAVVRCGYRGKTYSRCVYIWVDKDFAIARGNHQGYPKKLGSIHLTRPHPYGPAPRIEPGAAFGATLAAADRRLAQAVVTLREPSESNGFVNAHPMAHHRQLPAIDGKGLALDELISSGAAAFEGGQPWAGDADLDLFDAPTEELAALSVEEPIGAYYRQVGVTWEGGTLLERGL, encoded by the coding sequence ATGGCCGGAGTTCAAGGATTCTTCCCGCCCAAGAGCGCCACCGGCAGGTCCTCCCTGGTGCCCCCGCCCCCCTGGCACTACTCGGGCGACCTCCTCACCGTCGAGTACCGCACCGACCCCGCCAGGGTCCGCGAACTGCTCCCCGACCCGCTGGAGTTGGCGGAGAGCGACCCCGGAGCCGTCGCACTGATCTGGGCCGACTGGCAGTCCTGCGGCGCGACCCGCGCCGAACTCCTCGACCCCGTACGGGCCCAGTACAAGGAGTGCTTCGCCGTCGTACGGTGCGGATATCGAGGCAAGACGTACTCCCGGTGCGTGTACATCTGGGTCGACAAGGACTTCGCCATCGCCCGAGGCAACCACCAGGGCTACCCGAAGAAGCTCGGCTCCATCCACCTGACCCGCCCCCACCCCTACGGCCCCGCCCCCCGCATCGAGCCCGGCGCGGCCTTCGGCGCCACGCTCGCCGCAGCGGACCGCAGGCTCGCGCAGGCCGTGGTGACCCTGCGCGAACCCTCGGAGAGCAACGGCTTCGTCAACGCCCACCCCATGGCCCACCACCGCCAACTCCCGGCCATCGACGGCAAGGGCCTCGCCCTCGACGAGCTGATCTCCTCGGGCGCCGCCGCCTTCGAGGGCGGCCAACCCTGGGCGGGCGACGCCGACCTCGACCTCTTCGACGCGCCCACGGAGGAACTCGCCGCGCTCTCCGTCGAGGAGCCGATCGGCGCGTACTACCGCCAGGTGGGCGTCACTTGGGAGGGCGGAACGCTGCTGGAGAGGGGTCTGTGA
- a CDS encoding APC family permease → MALDHQGSASPAPPLTATTVPERRIGVAGIVFVVVAASAPLTVAAGGVPQSLGVTGVLGIPLLYLMTAVVLGLFSAGYAAMSRHITGAGAFYAYTAQGLGRTPGVGAAFVALLSYNAMQIGIAGLFGATTAEFIDARTGVEIPWWVLVLACTVVVGALGYRRVDVGVRVLAVLLVLEFGTVLVFDIGQFTHAPEGVSATPLTWGAATDGSLGVALCCVFAAYMGFESAALYSEECRDPRRTVARATYIAVGLIGVFYAATAWAMVSGAGTSHANRVAAEQGPRMMFTLSDSSLGTVFSDFAQLFLITSLLAALLSFHNAVARYARSLGREGVLPRALGVLHPRHTSPHRGSLLQTAVTVVVIGVFALAGRDPVADVFTWLTNLGALGVILLLFATSASVVAYFVRRPELTEPLWHRLIAPLLSGAALAVIFWLALTNFSVQLGVSSGNPLRWVLPCLILIAAGAGSLWGLWLRRVRPDAYAGIGGSGGGAAGGGPAEGGAAGDG, encoded by the coding sequence ATGGCTCTCGACCATCAAGGCTCGGCCTCGCCCGCACCTCCCCTCACCGCCACCACCGTCCCCGAACGCCGCATCGGCGTCGCGGGCATCGTCTTCGTCGTCGTCGCCGCGTCCGCGCCGCTCACCGTCGCCGCGGGCGGTGTCCCGCAGTCCCTCGGTGTCACGGGCGTCCTCGGGATACCCCTGCTCTACCTCATGACAGCCGTCGTGCTCGGGCTCTTCAGCGCCGGTTACGCGGCGATGAGCAGGCACATCACCGGTGCGGGGGCCTTCTACGCCTACACCGCGCAGGGGCTCGGCCGTACGCCCGGCGTGGGCGCGGCCTTCGTCGCGCTGCTCTCGTACAACGCCATGCAGATCGGCATCGCGGGCCTCTTCGGCGCCACCACCGCGGAGTTCATCGACGCCCGCACCGGCGTGGAGATCCCCTGGTGGGTGCTCGTGCTCGCGTGCACGGTGGTCGTCGGCGCGCTCGGCTACCGGCGCGTCGACGTGGGCGTGCGGGTGCTCGCGGTCCTGCTCGTCCTGGAGTTCGGCACCGTACTCGTCTTCGACATCGGCCAGTTCACGCACGCCCCGGAGGGCGTCTCGGCCACGCCCCTCACCTGGGGCGCCGCCACGGACGGCTCCCTCGGGGTGGCGCTGTGCTGCGTCTTCGCCGCGTACATGGGCTTCGAGTCGGCCGCCCTGTACAGCGAGGAGTGCCGTGATCCGCGCCGGACGGTGGCGCGTGCCACGTACATCGCGGTGGGGCTCATCGGGGTCTTCTACGCGGCCACCGCGTGGGCCATGGTGAGCGGTGCGGGCACGTCCCACGCGAACCGGGTCGCGGCCGAGCAAGGGCCCCGGATGATGTTCACCCTCAGCGACTCCAGCCTCGGCACGGTCTTCTCCGACTTCGCCCAGCTCTTCCTGATCACCAGCCTGCTCGCGGCGCTGCTCTCCTTCCACAACGCCGTTGCCCGGTACGCCCGTTCACTGGGCCGGGAGGGCGTGCTGCCGCGTGCGCTCGGCGTGCTGCACCCCCGGCACACCTCTCCGCACCGCGGCTCCCTGTTGCAGACCGCGGTCACCGTCGTCGTCATCGGGGTGTTCGCGCTGGCCGGGCGCGACCCGGTGGCCGACGTCTTCACCTGGCTGACCAACCTCGGCGCCCTCGGCGTGATCCTGCTGCTCTTCGCCACGTCCGCGTCCGTCGTCGCCTACTTCGTCCGCCGCCCCGAACTGACCGAGCCGCTGTGGCACCGGCTGATCGCGCCACTCCTCTCGGGCGCCGCGCTGGCCGTCATCTTCTGGCTCGCGCTCACCAACTTCAGTGTCCAGCTGGGGGTTTCGTCGGGCAATCCGCTGCGGTGGGTGCTGCCGTGCCTCATTCTGATCGCGGCGGGGGCGGGGAGCTTGTGGGGGCTTTGGCTGCGGCGGGTGCGGCCCGATGCCTATGCGGGGATCGGGGGCTCGGGGGGTGGGGCTGCTGGGGGTGGGCCTGCCGAGGGCGGGGCTGCTGGGGACGGGTAG
- a CDS encoding glutamine synthetase family protein produces MSEASARGQDGRGEEVREAVRGLEERGIDVVRVVYPDLIGADRGRDILVGQLPGACEHGLTFCRAVYHTTPRGDVVPVTGGLDAGLPDICVHPDLRTLQPLPWEPGVSWCLGDTIDPRTGEPAPESPRALLRRVLDRTAQYTDGAGLTPVVGPELEYFLCDADPAAPSGWTPYGGATGNVYSAGRRGDPDGHLLRTLRQLADLGIGVIAGNHEFDGGQFEINLTHSEALDAADRAFRFKAAVKETARREGRLATFMAKPFNGLGGSGFHLHISLVDASGRNVFDDPDAPDGLSATARHAIAGVLAHAPALTALLNPTVNSYKRFGPDTLAPWLVDWGLDNRSAMVRVPPERGAGTRIELRLGDASANPYLMIAGAVAALLIGIRDKPEPPAPLEGYGYDESSAPRLPGTLTAALDALEADEALTGLLGAEFTGAFLTYKRNELERFQQAVTDWEFTEYAFLI; encoded by the coding sequence ATGAGCGAAGCGAGCGCACGAGGGCAGGACGGCAGGGGCGAGGAAGTCCGGGAGGCCGTGCGGGGGCTGGAGGAGCGGGGGATCGATGTCGTGCGGGTCGTGTATCCCGATCTCATCGGGGCCGACCGGGGCCGCGACATCCTGGTGGGGCAACTGCCGGGGGCCTGCGAGCACGGGCTGACCTTCTGCCGGGCCGTCTACCACACCACTCCCAGGGGCGACGTCGTCCCGGTCACGGGCGGACTCGACGCGGGCCTGCCGGACATCTGCGTACATCCGGATCTGCGCACCCTCCAGCCCCTGCCCTGGGAGCCCGGCGTCTCCTGGTGCCTCGGCGACACCATCGACCCCCGCACCGGCGAACCCGCCCCGGAGTCCCCCCGCGCCCTGCTGCGCCGCGTGCTCGACCGCACCGCCCAGTACACGGACGGCGCCGGACTCACCCCGGTCGTCGGGCCCGAGCTGGAGTACTTCCTGTGCGACGCGGACCCCGCGGCCCCGAGCGGCTGGACCCCGTACGGCGGCGCCACCGGCAACGTCTACAGCGCGGGCAGGCGCGGCGACCCGGACGGTCATCTCCTGCGCACCCTGCGCCAGTTGGCCGACCTCGGCATCGGCGTCATCGCGGGAAACCACGAGTTCGACGGCGGCCAGTTCGAGATCAACCTCACCCACTCCGAAGCCCTGGACGCCGCCGACCGCGCCTTCCGCTTCAAGGCCGCCGTCAAGGAGACCGCCCGCCGCGAGGGGCGGCTCGCCACGTTCATGGCCAAGCCGTTCAACGGCCTCGGCGGCTCCGGGTTCCATCTGCACATCTCGCTGGTCGACGCCTCGGGGCGCAACGTCTTCGACGACCCGGACGCCCCCGACGGGCTCTCCGCCACGGCCCGGCACGCCATCGCCGGAGTCCTCGCGCACGCCCCCGCGCTCACCGCCCTGCTCAACCCGACCGTCAACTCCTACAAGCGCTTCGGCCCCGACACCCTCGCTCCTTGGCTGGTCGACTGGGGCCTGGACAACCGCAGCGCGATGGTCCGCGTACCGCCCGAGCGCGGCGCGGGCACCCGCATCGAGCTGCGCCTCGGCGACGCGTCCGCCAATCCGTACCTGATGATCGCCGGAGCCGTCGCCGCGCTGCTCATCGGCATCCGCGACAAGCCCGAGCCGCCCGCCCCACTGGAGGGCTACGGCTACGACGAGAGCTCCGCGCCCCGCCTTCCCGGCACGCTCACCGCCGCGCTCGACGCCCTGGAGGCCGACGAGGCGCTCACCGGACTGCTCGGCGCGGAGTTCACCGGGGCCTTCCTCACCTACAAGCGCAACGAGCTCGAACGCTTCCAACAGGCAGTGACGGACTGGGAGTTCACGGAGTACGCCTTCCTCATCTGA
- a CDS encoding aldehyde dehydrogenase, translating into MPHDEAPAARGHQDWLGEADALIPRLPTRHRVAGADVDGSGSAFPVVSPRDGRVVALVADGGEKEVDLAVAAARRAFDSGPWPRMSPVERGRVLLRIADLVEEHRAELALTVTLENGKPITESHGVELRALAGTFRWYGQLADKLTDESPHTGPGALALVTREPSGVVGAVVPWNFPLTLAAWKVAPALAAGCTVVLKPSELTPLSALSLGRIADEAGLPPGVLNVVAGGGPTAGRALGTHPDVDVIAFTGSTAVGRHFLRYAADSNLKRVWLELGGKSPNIVLPDAPDLATAAATAAWGIFFNQGEMCTAPSRLLVHASVADEVTDAVVARAGTLRVGDPLDPATEMGALAGAARVATVQEHVRRGADAGARLRAGGSPRHVVPGGAYFDPTVLDRVTPGMALAREEIFGPVLSVLTFETLDEAVALANDTEYGLAAGLWTSDLSAAHTVARRLRAGTVWVNCYEEGDLTVPFGGYKQSGHGRDKSAHALEKYTELKTTWIQL; encoded by the coding sequence ATGCCGCACGACGAAGCCCCGGCCGCCCGCGGCCACCAGGACTGGCTCGGCGAGGCCGACGCCCTGATCCCCCGCCTGCCCACCAGGCACCGCGTCGCGGGCGCGGACGTGGACGGCTCGGGCAGCGCGTTCCCCGTCGTCTCACCGCGCGACGGACGCGTCGTCGCACTCGTCGCCGACGGCGGCGAGAAGGAGGTGGACCTCGCGGTCGCCGCCGCCCGCCGCGCCTTCGACAGCGGGCCCTGGCCGCGCATGTCCCCGGTCGAACGCGGCCGTGTGCTGCTGCGGATCGCCGATCTCGTCGAGGAGCACCGCGCCGAACTCGCCCTCACCGTCACCCTGGAGAACGGCAAGCCGATCACCGAGTCCCACGGGGTCGAACTGCGCGCGCTCGCAGGCACGTTCCGCTGGTACGGCCAGCTCGCCGACAAGCTCACCGACGAGTCCCCGCACACCGGCCCCGGCGCGCTCGCGCTCGTCACCCGGGAGCCCTCGGGCGTGGTGGGCGCGGTGGTGCCGTGGAACTTCCCACTCACGCTCGCCGCCTGGAAGGTCGCCCCCGCGCTCGCCGCGGGCTGCACGGTCGTCCTCAAGCCCTCCGAACTCACGCCCCTCTCCGCGCTCTCGCTCGGCAGGATCGCCGACGAGGCGGGTCTGCCGCCCGGCGTCCTGAACGTCGTCGCGGGCGGCGGGCCGACCGCGGGCCGCGCGCTCGGCACGCACCCGGACGTGGACGTCATCGCGTTCACCGGGTCCACGGCCGTCGGCAGGCACTTCCTGCGCTACGCCGCCGACTCCAACCTCAAGCGGGTCTGGCTCGAACTCGGCGGCAAGTCACCGAACATCGTGCTGCCCGACGCCCCCGACCTCGCGACCGCGGCGGCCACCGCCGCCTGGGGGATCTTCTTCAACCAGGGCGAGATGTGCACGGCGCCCTCGCGCCTCCTCGTGCACGCCTCGGTGGCCGACGAGGTGACGGACGCGGTCGTCGCGCGGGCCGGGACGCTGCGGGTCGGCGATCCGCTCGATCCCGCCACCGAGATGGGCGCGCTCGCGGGCGCCGCCCGGGTCGCGACCGTCCAGGAGCACGTGCGCAGGGGCGCCGACGCGGGGGCGCGGCTGCGGGCGGGCGGCTCGCCGCGCCACGTCGTCCCCGGCGGCGCCTACTTCGACCCCACCGTCCTCGACCGGGTCACCCCCGGCATGGCCCTGGCCCGCGAGGAGATCTTCGGCCCCGTCCTCTCCGTGCTCACCTTCGAGACCCTGGACGAGGCGGTCGCGCTCGCCAACGACACCGAGTACGGGCTCGCGGCGGGTCTGTGGACCTCGGACCTGTCGGCCGCGCACACGGTGGCGCGACGGCTGCGGGCGGGCACGGTCTGGGTCAACTGCTACGAGGAGGGTGATCTGACGGTGCCCTTCGGCGGCTACAAGCAGTCGGGGCACGGGCGGGACAAGTCGGCCCACGCCCTGGAGAAGTACACGGAGCTCAAGACGACGTGGATCCAGCTGTGA
- a CDS encoding MarR family winged helix-turn-helix transcriptional regulator — MTGQRSIRDTEKAVRAKLGGTPVKHEQMAAVSNIYRAASAVRQHFENSVLRGAELTWTSFVVLYVVWIWGEMETRYVAEEAGISKGTLTGVARTLAGRGLLERRGHPDDGRLALLRLTDEGERLMGEVFPAFNAEEVFVTEGLTDAECEVLADLLRKIVVRTEDKGEERRLELLDGAEPAPRRSGRRARVDG, encoded by the coding sequence GTGACGGGCCAACGCTCCATCCGCGACACCGAGAAGGCGGTCAGGGCCAAGCTCGGCGGCACCCCCGTCAAGCACGAGCAGATGGCCGCCGTCTCGAACATCTACCGAGCGGCCTCCGCCGTCCGGCAGCACTTCGAGAACTCGGTGCTGCGCGGCGCCGAACTGACCTGGACGTCGTTCGTGGTGCTCTATGTCGTCTGGATCTGGGGCGAGATGGAGACCCGGTACGTCGCGGAGGAGGCGGGCATCTCCAAGGGCACGCTCACCGGCGTCGCGAGGACCCTCGCGGGCCGCGGCCTCCTGGAGCGCCGCGGCCACCCCGACGACGGGAGGCTCGCGCTGCTTCGCCTCACCGACGAGGGGGAGCGGCTGATGGGGGAGGTGTTCCCCGCGTTCAACGCGGAGGAGGTCTTCGTCACCGAGGGGCTGACCGACGCCGAGTGCGAAGTCCTCGCGGACCTGCTGCGGAAGATCGTCGTGCGTACGGAGGACAAGGGGGAGGAACGTCGCCTGGAGCTCCTTGACGGGGCGGAGCCTGCCCCGCGCAGGAGCGGTCGCCGGGCACGCGTGGACGGCTGA